The sequence TCATAAATACAATCCATCAAACTACCAggtttaatctagcagacaaaggcgcAATGagatccactggctggaagctggagtTAGCAAAGGTCAAACAGAAAAGACGACACATTTTAACAGGGAGGgcaattaacctttggaacagtTTGCCACAGGCCACGGAGGATTCTCCATTTACATGGAgcctggatgtttctctaaagGACATGCTGCAGCTCAAAGAGAGATGATTGGCCTCTCTGGGGGAGACTCTGTATGTAGTGTCACAGGTCGGAGTCTGATCATAATGCTCCCTCCTGGCCTTCAAATCTGTGAAGGTGAGAGCTAGAGCAGCAGATGGAGAAGAAAGAGAGCCTCCATGAAAGCCACTAGGGACTTCACTATTACCTCACTTTTATGAGGTATGCGCTCAcgtactacagtgatgagcagcGGGAGGAGACCTTATGATCGATTGAATATGGCCCTGTCATTCTGAGTGGGCTCTGTTGCATTGATAACAGGGGGCTGGTACCTGTTGTGATACTTGGGCTTAGAAATTTACCTAGACTGTGAGCCCAACTGTGAGAAAGGTCAAGAGATGTAAGGACAATTGAAATCAACAAATGTCAATGGGAAAAGGTGCCAAAGGAACACACGCAAagttagtctaaacaaaaaggtcTCCTGATAGAATTCATGGGCTGTGTGAAGCttatgcctggtaaacaagaaaagcgTGGGACTGGACATGAATGAACCAGAATTGGTGAGTTGTAAATTAGACTTAGTTCATGGACCAAACAATGatggatgggctattccacccaccgGTCCCTTTTTCGGACCCGCCACAAGAGATGTGGGGGGAAAGGCTGGATACCTACATAGCAGCCTCGTTAGAACTTGTGACGAAATGGGGTGTCAGGACCCTGTACTTCTCGTTAATTATAGCAAATTTATTAAACAAgttgcatcaaacataagctcaGTACAGCAAAATCATCCCAGCAGACAACATGCTGCTCATGTCTGCAACCCAGAGGACATAAAGCCGGGGTTCAGAGTTACCTATTAAATGAGATGGACACAGTAAATACTGCAAAGCAGGAGGCTTTGGCTGTAAATGCAGCAAGCGAATCCAGCGGAAGATCTCCCATGCCCTCTTGTGGTGATCTGTTGACAAATCACTGGCAGGCTGCAAGTTCCCAAGCTGGGAAAGGTCAGCTTAACATCGTGACTACCCATCAAGCCCTGGCTGTTTAATAGCATATTGGAACACAAGTGGGCTGCACAAGAGACTGAAAAGGAGCAAAGCAAACATTTCACGTGGTTTCTGCCTCTGCTTCGGCACGCCCAGCCCGAAGTGCTCCGGATGCGTGAAATCCTTCCAAGCGCAAGGCCCCCCCTCGCCCTTTCTTTCCTGAAACGCAAAGAGAAGGCCTGTGTTAATTGCAGTCTGACTCAGCCTGCTTAGTGACCTCATTGGGAAAGCCCCGGGACAGAACGCCCCAGAAATGGCAGCTCCCCTGCCAGCCAGCTGGGTTGCATTCACAGTAAAATGGTCACTGGGATTCATTGGTAGATGAGAGCTAGAACAAGCCAGACGCTGGAGACCCGCACGCTGAAGATACCGGGAGCACCCACCATGTCTCTTTGCAGACATAGAAGGAACAGCTCACCCACTGAGGAAGGGTTATTGTTTGTGATGAGGCTGGGATTCACCATCTCTGCCATTGATTAGCGACCTGTGCAATGGGGGTTCTGCCTCCATTCCGGGGTGCTGCCAGAATGCGCTGAACCCTTGCAAGGAAGGTGTGGGAAGAGGGCAGTCGGAGAGATGTCGCCGTGTGCTGCACTGCGGACACACTCCATTAGCCCAGCGGAGGAACAGGAAAATGGGTGTGTGGCTAAGACCATGGGCGGgtgctcaggagatctgggttcagtccctggccctgcaccagaCTCCCTGGGAGATCGTGGCTAGGTCACTTCATCTAGCCGGTGCCTCCCTTTCCCATTGGTAAAATAGGAGCAAggatccttcctttctcccacctgtTGTCTGTTTTGCccatttagactgtgagctcttcagggcagggctgtgtgtttgtacagcacccagcacaaccgGCCCCTGATCTCACTCTAGGCGCTACTAGAATACAGATCATAATTTTCTTCTTCTTGCCCGGTCAGTAACAAATCTCTTCCCAGCCTGGCTCATGGAGTTAGAAAGGCCCCCTCATGACTTGCCCAGTCAATTCTAAAACACAtccagcctctcccccagcctgcctAGCACCAGAATGGGAGACGGCTTAGTGACGGCTGAGGGACATTCATCACCCCCCACACTTGTGTGGGGAAAGTTGTAAAttcctctctgccctgccccctccctgccctcagaAACCCCACCCGCCCAGCAGATGTGGGGTGGAAGCAGCTAACACAGAAGCATCTTATGCTGCCTTTACACCCACAAGAGAAATTCTCTGCTAGCCACCTCCAGCCAGGATGCAGCCTTTTTGCACCATCTGAGATTGTCCCATAAATgacctgactccaggagcaggggctttaaGAAGAAACCCAACTAacatgagacttgtgataaaaataCCCCAAGAGATGGCACCACTGAAGTGACAACCTAGGGTGGGGAGAATTGGACCCAAAGTCTCCTACTGACCTTCTATGTAGGCACAGTTGTAACGGCTGAAGGTCCGGTTTGTGCTGTGGAGGACAAATGCGTTGCCGTTCTTGTCCTGGGTGAAGTTGAACACCCTAAATCTCTCATAGACAGGAATCAGCACTTCTTTTTCGTCTTGGATATAAGAGAAGTCTGCAATGGGGACCCCGAAGCACGTCCGGATGGTGAAAAATGTGGCCGAGCCAAATCTCTGAGCTATGGCCCAGTCTACAGATGAAGAGGTAAATGTCCCAAACCGGACCATGCTACCTCTCTTCTTGTAGCGGTGAGAATGGACTCCCCTGTACACCTCCGTCTCGTACATCTCAGCACAGTCTCTCTTCAGGAGCTGCAACGCTCTGGTCAAATAAAAATGAAGGGCTTTGAATGGGAAATGTTTGAGATAATATGTTCGGGATTTACCAGCCTCTCTCACAGCTTTGTTGAACTCCTTGTGCAGAGATATCCGATTTCCACTGGTATAGGCCAGGATTGCTATTCCATTCTCATCCTTAAACTCTTTAGGCAGAGAGAGGTTTTTCTTCTTCTCATTCCATTGTTTTTTTGCAGCTTCCCATCTTTTGCTAAACACCTTGTGCGTTGACTTCTCTTTCTGCAGCAGTTTAGATTTGATTATATTTTCCATATCTTCTGTGCAGCCAATATAGCGGTCATCAAAAGCATCATATGCCATGTCCAGCACCGGCTGGCAAGTCACCTGGAACAACACAGCATATAAAACACCAGGGGTGGATGGCTGCCTGGCTGCAGGGCTCCCAGCATAGCTGGCACCAATGGAACTGGGCTGGGCCAGCCACCATGAGACATTTTTTCTGAATTTCCCTGGTATAAACAaggcttgagagagagagagagacccttaCCAAACAAAcccataggtagggccctaccaacttcacagccatgaaaaacatgtcacagactgtgaaatctggtctccccccatgaaatctgatcttttttgtgcttttaccctatactatacagatttcacaggggagactggtatttctcaaattgggggtcctgacccaaaaaggagttgcagggggggtcacaaggttattttaggaagGTCGCAGTATcatcacccttacttctgtgctgccttcagagctgggcggccagagagcagtggctgttagccgggcgcccagctctgaaggcagctcccccagcagcagccgtgcagaaggaagggtagcaCCCCCCTGCCCTAACCTTGCAAACCCCACACAACTCCcttatgggtcaggacccctgacTGCAACTGCAGCACTACGAAATTTCCCattgaaatagctgaaatcatgaaatttacgatttttaaaattctaccaccgtgaaattgaccaaaatggaccctgagtttggtagggccctactcattaCTTGTTTATACTTAGGAAATTCTGAAAACACAGGGCTcacgagtgtgtgtgtgtgtgtgtgagagagagagtgtgtcccCCTtgacctctccacccccaccgccccgccacacacacagTATTTCTGTTTCACTTTCCTTTCTCACCTCCGTATGTCTCTTTGGACCATGAGGATTTCATTGCgagacttcacggagggttcttCAGATGCAGATACTTGCTGTGCATATTATGGTTTCACACCGTGACATGCAAGGTGACTTTAAgcctaatttttttctttataagtgACAAGTgattggggggggcgggggccaactgcaggtgcttcagaggagtctgattttcagagctcaGCCCTTTCTGCGAATGAGGGTCCTCCATGGAGTCTTCAGATGGGCAAGTGAAACCACCCATGGATTTTGTCAAGGCTGGCCTAGATCTTTTTACAGTGGATTAGTTCGACTCACAGGGAAATTATTGGGGTGGAAGCAGCAAAGATcaggaaaaacaaacattctgCTAGGGAAATAGGAGTGGGACTGCCAAACCTATCAACCATTTATGAACCACTTATGAAGCATTAATAACTGATCAACAGATGTTTTAAAATAGATGGTTAATCAATTGTTATAGGTTGCCTCAGAGTCAATAGTTTGCTCATAGCATCTGATACTCATGTCCTGTTTAGAACATCTACTGACCCACCTGTTAACCCTTTATAAGCTATctgtagatgtagccttaatAGAAAGTGTGGTCAGTTCAGCTGGGGAATAGTGACCCAAGGGAAGCGGTGGAAGCCCCGTCATTAGGTAAAATTACACTGTGCAAAGGCCCAGTAAGCGTGCTGTCAGGAACAACCCAGTattgcccccctccgccccagggATGGACTGAACGGTCTAACAGAGCTTGCCCATATCTAGGTTCTCTGATTCTATGAGCCCCCTGATGATGCTCCATTGCCCACCTGTGGTCTACAGAACACAGCCTGAGAGCTATGGTCTTCGAAGGAGGCAGAGGTATGGAGGCCACCTCTGCAAAGATGATGCGGGTCACATTGTGCCCTTTGTCTCTCTGCAGCGAGCACAGAAAACCCAACAAAATGGCCCAGATTTTGCTGGTGGAAGGTGATTGAATCTACTCAGTGTAATCCTCTCTCCTCTGACCCCACCAAAGCCCCTGTCTGTAATCTCTGCACAGCTGGGGCTCTCTGGGCATCGGGGCACCTGGGTCGAAAAGGGTCACAGCTCTCCAGCTGCATGAACATCTGCACACCCACGGGGAGTTTCTCATACCAGCTATCACTGGTGGGGGGCAGCTTTCACAAGCTCCATGTTACACTCTCTGCTGTCTACCCCCCCAGCAGGGTTTCTTGACGCAGAGATGGCTGGGTCAGCAGAGGGAGGCATGACTCTCTTGGGAGATAGATGGGAGCCAAGCATTGCTGAGGGTCAGGATCTTCATGTGAATGAGCAGATCCCATGGATTTCAAGATATCTGAGTGTTCCAGGTCCTGAGTAGCTGATGTGGCAGAAACTCCTCTCCCTCTAGGGGCCAGAGTTCACCCAGAAACTGACCCTCTCAGGGCCTTTACAGCTGGAGAGTGGGATCTAAGCCCAGCATTGTCCATAAGGAACATGTGATGTTCTTGTCTGCCACAAATACCCAGATTCTCCCTTCATTTAGAAACAGATTCAGTAGTCGAAGCAGAACACAAAGTGCATAAGATCCGGTTACAAAGAAGAGCTTAAATTCTCAGAGACTTTCCTGGAGCCCCCCATACCCTACCCCCATTTGGGACTCTGGGCTTCAGCTcgcggagttggggggggggggtctcggggccCTATGTGGGAGAGCACCAGGACTtgaggcttcagccctgcagtgggggagggggcgctgggACTTTAGCCCCACAGGAGTGGGGGACACTGGGGCTCAGGGTTTCAGCTCCATGGGGCATGCCGAGGCTCCTACGGGGTTGAATATATTGACCAGAGTTCCAGCCCGGACAGCTCTAGCTAAATTTAAGCCCTGGTACAAAGCATTTCCCGGGTGACAGCATCTGCTCTGCAGTGAGGTTAAAATAATCCAGGTCTGACCACCATTAGGAAACCCTGCAGAACCTTCCTCTTGAACAGAGCTTCTCCACCAAACCCAGGACAACATTCACAGCATCAGCCAGTCCCTTCCACCTCCTCTAGTGCTTCCTCCACAAATAAACCAAGAGAAAACCCTGCTCCCAGCAGAGCTTTCTATAACCTCAGAAGGGagaggagccagagactccaggaagTCCCCCTAGGGACCTTACCATTGCCAAGTTCTTTTAGAAGGAAAGTTATCAGGTACTAGGGTCAGCGCAAAGCTTTAAGATACATAACTAGACAGCATTGGGTCTTACCAACCTTACAGCATAGATTGAATTACCTGAGGGATGTCCATCAACGTGTGAGCGCAAAGGTAAGTCACGGCGATCAGCAGAAATGTCATCTTCACCTGGGGGACAGGAAGAAAATTCCATGAGAATCTCATCATCAACCAAAAGAaatgcctgccctggctcccttGTTCCAAGGCGATTGAGGTCATCTATGGAGACTCCCCTGAGCCACCTCAGGAGAGGGATGGGTATCCAGATAGCAGGAACCCTTGTAAACAAGCAGAGACCTTTACAGGCTGGGGCAAGAGTTGCCACCAAGAATGTGTCTGGGCAAAagctttcctttgtttctttttgaagttaaaataCAGACATGTTTTATTTCCTTaggacaaaattttcagaagtaacaAGTGATTTTCAGGAGAGTAACTTGAGACTCCTTAAgagcactccccacccccaaagatcTGACCCCTTTCAGTTGGGTCTCCAAAAATCGTGGCCCCCAAATCATGAGCTGCTCTTAAAACCCTAGGTCTGAGTGAAGAGACAAGGTTGACCTGTCTCCATGCTGTACCCCTTCCCCCCGCCAAGGAGCTTACCCCAGGGATGGACTTGACCCAAAGAGTTAAAGATGTTACTCTACCTGCAGGTCCAAAGCCTGGATGGCCCTGGGAGGCTCAGAGTGAAGCTCAGCTCAAGGGACTCTCTCTCTTATACAGTGCTGAACCTGTTCCTGTGAGCCTACCCACTCCTTCGCCACCCTCAGACAGGAAACCACCTCGCTGCCTTTCACAGTCTTCTATTTGTCACAGGGGCGAGCGATCCCATTGCCCAGGGTCCAATACACTCAGGAGCCCAGCCAGCACTACCCAGGACACGCCAGCGTCCCAgcgctgccctgcccagcccaacCCCTCAGAACTTCCTGGCAACACCGGGGACAGaactcagatcctcctgctccaaGGGGCAGATCCGACCAATACCCATTGCAGCCCAGGGAGCCTTCCCATTGATTTAAACGGGGGCACTGGATGGGGCTCTAAATGTACAGGCTGAGCCATTTCAACGGATGGGGGTTCCCCCAGCTCTCAAAAGTGACTATTTCCCCGGGGACTCGCCTTCCTTTGCCAGCAGTGTAGGACACAGCTGAGCCATTCTGAGAGCAGTTCTCACCAGAGACCACCACGGGAGGGCCCCCTACAGTACAACGTAGTTCCTTTTGATCCCAGGGGCTAGTCGAAGTTTGGGGGTCCCCCGGGTCATTCCAGCTGGGAGTAGCAATTGCTGGCAGTCAGGTATTCTGTGGCTGCAGGTCTGTTGATTTACAAAGACTGTCCCAAGTCCTGTGTCTGCGAACACACAAGGAATCAAACAGCAAGAAACAATTTATTTTGCTCGCAGCACCAAAAACACTCCTTGCTGCCCACACCCCAGACCCAAAATCCTCTCTCCAGGTTTCTATCAGGGTCTGCTATTGTGCTTTCAGCTGGTCCTTGAGACTGTCCCTCTTTCCAGTCTTCTTGTCTGCTCTCAGTTTCTTGCCCCCCTGCCTCTTCGACACACAGCTGGCCTCAGGTCTCCTAGTCCTTGCACTGGCAGATAGGGAGACCTCCTCAGTCCATATGGGTTAGCTGCCGCCTGCCACATGGCTTCATGCCTTGGGCAGTTCCCCCATCATCCTCAGCTGTTTCTACTCCCTAAAGAGGTCTGCCTGCTCTTGCTGTCAGCATGggtgtgctcagcacccactggcttTAACGAGGTCCGTGGTTGTCTGTGATCCTAGACCCAGCTGATAACAGCCATTCGCATCTTTCAGTGTAACAGTTTCAAAACTTACAAGTCCTACCTCTGCCCTCTAGATGGCCAAGCCCTGGCCACTCAGGCCTGCTTGACACTCCgcagttaggtcgacgtaaggtGCCATGCAGCCACCTATTTGTGCACACGTCAATGCTCAACTGTGTTCCCAGCAGACGTAAACGCTCCGCTACGTCAACGCACTAAGATCCCCTCCCCGAATGGC is a genomic window of Lepidochelys kempii isolate rLepKem1 chromosome 1, rLepKem1.hap2, whole genome shotgun sequence containing:
- the LOC140907409 gene encoding ecto-ADP-ribosyltransferase 5-like isoform X2, encoding MTFLLIAVTYLCAHTLMDIPQVTCQPVLDMAYDAFDDRYIGCTEDMENIIKSKLLQKEKSTHKVFSKRWEAAKKQWNEKKKNLSLPKEFKDENGIAILAYTSGNRISLHKEFNKAVREAGKSRTYYLKHFPFKALHFYLTRALQLLKRDCAEMYETEVYRGVHSHRYKKRGSMVRFGTFTSSSVDWAIAQRFGSATFFTIRTCFGVPIADFSYIQDEKEVLIPVYERFRVFNFTQDKNGNAFVLHSTNRTFSRYNCAYIEGKKGRGGALRLEGFHASGALRAGRAEAEAETT
- the LOC140907409 gene encoding ecto-ADP-ribosyltransferase 5-like isoform X1; its protein translation is MTSIALEQGSQGRHFFWLMMRFSWNFLPVPQVKMTFLLIAVTYLCAHTLMDIPQVTCQPVLDMAYDAFDDRYIGCTEDMENIIKSKLLQKEKSTHKVFSKRWEAAKKQWNEKKKNLSLPKEFKDENGIAILAYTSGNRISLHKEFNKAVREAGKSRTYYLKHFPFKALHFYLTRALQLLKRDCAEMYETEVYRGVHSHRYKKRGSMVRFGTFTSSSVDWAIAQRFGSATFFTIRTCFGVPIADFSYIQDEKEVLIPVYERFRVFNFTQDKNGNAFVLHSTNRTFSRYNCAYIEGKKGRGGALRLEGFHASGALRAGRAEAEAETT